From the genome of candidate division KSB1 bacterium:
CTACCGGCTTGAATCCGAACTCCCGGCCGGGGCCCGGCTCGCCGTACAACCGGATCTCGCCGAATTCGTTCTCGTAGCGTTCGATGTTTTCCTGCAGCGCCTTCAGGAAGGATTTGGCGTGCTGCGGCGTCATGATAATGCGGGCGTAGACCTTGGCCTTCGGAATGCCCGGGACCATGCGGGTGAAGTCGATCACAAACTCGGCCGGAGAGTGGGTGATGAGCACCAGATTGCTGTAGATCCCTTCGGCCTCCTTTTCCCCGAGCTCCACACTGAGCTGCCGCCCTTGCTGCATGTCTCCTCCCATCCTACCGAAGCCCTTCGATCCTGCTCGACGCTGGCACGAACATAGGCCTTTTGGGCCAAAGAGTCAAACGGAAACAAGCCCTGTTCTCTCCGCTCCGGTCAATGCCTGGGCGAAGCGGTCGCTCTCGTTCTCAAGCTTCCAGCGCCCGTACGCTCGCCGGTACCGTACGGGGGTCGATCTCACCCCTTTCCACCTGCCTCCGGAGCTGGGCCAGGGCGACGAATCGGCGGGTAAGTTCCGCCGCGCGTACAGGATCGGAGCGGATCTGTTCCTGCAGGCGTGACGCCCGCTCGTCGATCTCTTCCAGGCAGACAGCCTTGAAGCAATCTTCTGCCAGCTGGCCTGACTCGAAGAGCTCTTGGGGCTCCTCCGCAATGGAAGCAAGGAACTCCGCCACCTCAGGCCGCTCGACCAGGGAGAGGATCGTCGGTACGTCAATAGCTTCCTCCGGAACCGCCTGGGCGAGGAGCTGGCGGAAGAGCTCCCAGACTTCCCGCACCAGGGGATCGCGGGGTGGGACCTGTTCCATCCCCTCCCGCACGTATCGGCGAAGCACCGTCGAGCGGAGCAGGATCCGGATCAGGGTGCGTTCCGCCTCGGTGCGTCGAGATTTCGCACGGGTCACAGGGGCAGAGCCGGTCTTCCGGCCCATTTCCTCAGTGCGCAGCCTGGCCCGGAGGTGTCGAGCCAGCTCGGCAGCCAGGACCCGCTCCTCCATCCCGAGCTGGTCGGCGAGCCACGACACCCACGCCGAACGCCGGAGCTGATTGCCGATGTAGCTTATGGACTCCAGGACTCTTGAGGCGATCCGAGCTCGGGCGTCTGGGTCCCGGAGGTCTGCGCTTTCCATTTCCCGTCTGAGGCGGAACGCGAAGAGGGACTCGGCCTTGGCGATCTCCTCCCGCACGGCCTCTGCCCCACGCGCCCGAACGTACGAGTCCGGATCCTCCCCAGGGGTGACGGTGGCAATTTTCACTTCCATCTCTTCCGCCAGCATTACTTCGGCGCCACGTAGTGCTGCCTTGAACCCGGGCGAATCGCTGTCGTAGAAGAGGATCGCGTTCCGGGTGTAGCGACGGATGAGCCGCGCCTGTTCGGGCGTGAGGGCCGTTCCGAGCGTGGCCACCACGTTCCGGATACCCCTCTGGTATAGGGAAATCAGGTCCATGTAGCCTTCCACGATGATGGCCGCGTCCAGCTCACGGATTGCCTGCCGGGATTGGTAGAGTCCGTACAGGGTCGAGCCCTTCTTGTAGATGGCCGTTTCGGGCGAGTTGATGTATTTCGGGCTGGAATCATCTTCCACCAGTCGGCGCGCCCCAAAGCCCACCACGCGGCCCGACAGGTTGAAGAGAGGGAAGATCACCCGGTGGCGGAAGCGATCGTAGAATCCCCCGCCTTCGCGCCGGACGACCAATCCCGCCTGTTCCAGAACGCTGGTGGGAATCCCCCGACGGGCCGCCCGACTGAGGAGAGCATCCCAGGCCTCCGGAGCGTACCCCAGGCCGAAGGTGGTGATCGTCTGGTCATCCAAACCGCGGGAGCGCAGGTATTCCCGTGCCAGACGGCCTGCCGGGGAGAACAGTTGTTCCCGGTAGAAATCCGCGGCCAACTGGTTCGCCTCGTAGAGGAGCTGAAGGGCCCTCTGCTCCTCCCCTTCGGCCTGCTCCAGGTCCAGATGAATCCCCGCGCGCTCGGCGACCGCTTTCACCGCCTCCTGAAAGCTCAATCCTTCGATCCGCATCAGAAAGTGGAACACATTGCCGCCGGCGCGGCAACCGAAGCAATGGAAGATCTGAAGCTGCGGGTTGACCGAGAAGGAGGGGGTTTTCTCCTGATGGAAGGGGCACAGGCCGAAGTAGTTCTTGCCCTTGCGACGAAGCGAGAGGTAGCCGGAGACGACGTCCACGATATCCACCGCCTGCCGGATCTCCTCGATCTTGTGGGTAGGAATCCGCATCCGCTCCCCTCACCCGAGCGCTGGTGCGTGTGCGTCTTGACATTGTGCTGGGAATTCGCTAAGCTGAACGCGCTTCATCGATCGCAAGAGAAAAGGGTACCAGAGCATTAGCAGAAGGAGGTTCACCTTGACGGCGCGAACCATTCCTTGGCTTTTCGAACAGAGCGTCGAGAAGTACGGCGAACGCCCCTACCTCTGGGAGAAGCGGGAAGGCCGGTATCAACCGACCACGTACCGCCAATTGCGCGAGATGGTCTACGAGACGGCCGCTGGACTCATGGCCATGGGAATCCAGAAGGGGGACCGGGTGGCCCTTCTCTCGGAGGGGCGCGTCGACTGGGTGGTCGCCGAGCTGGGCATCCTTTACGCGGGAGCCATCGACGTCCCACTCTCGGTCAAACTCAACGAGCGCGAGGAGCTCAAATTCCGCTTGGCCCATGCCGAGTGCCGCTTTGCCTTCGTCTCCGGACAGCAGGCCCCCAAGATCCTCGACCTGAAGAAAGACTTACCTGACCTCGAGAAGGTGATCTTGATGGACGGGGAGCCGCAGGACGAAGACGAAATAACCTTACGAAAAGTGCGCGAGCTGGGCAAGGAGTATCTCCGCCGCCACGAGGAGGAGTTCAGGCAGCGCTGGCAGTCGGTACGCGAGGACGATGTCGCCAACATCTGCTACACCTCCGGGACCACCGCCGATCCGAAGGGCATCATGCTCACCCACCGGAATTACACCGCGAACGTGGAGCAAAGCTGCGCGATGATGGAAATCCCGCCGGAATGGGTGACGCTCCTGATCTTGCCCTGGGATCACTCGTTCGGCCACACCGCTGGGATCTACACCTTTATGGCCAAGGGGGCGAGCATCGCAGCGGTCGAGGTCGGGCAGAGCCCCCTCGAGACCCTCCGCAACATCCCCAAGAACATCCAGGAGATAAGGCCGCATATGCTCTACAGCGTCCCATCGCTTTCCCAAAACTTCCGGAAAGGGATCGAGCGGGCCATCCGCCAGAAAGGGCCGCGCGCCGAGAAGCTCTTCCGGAAGGCCCTGGCCGTGGCTTACGAATACAACGGCCTCGGCATTGACCGGGGCAAGGGACTCAAGCGCAAGCTCCTGAAGCCCATGCTGATGCTCTACGACAAGATCCTGTTCAGCAAAATCCGCCAGAGCTTCGGCGGAAGGCTCCAGTTCTTCATCGGTGGCGGAGCCCTGCTGGACATCGAGATGCAGCGCTACTTCTACGCCATCGGCATCCCGATCTATCAGGGCTACGGGTTGACGGAGGCCTCGCCCGTCATTTCCGCCAACACCCCTGACGCCCACAAGCTGGGAACCTCCGGAAAGCTCGTCCCCAACCTGGAATTGCGAATCGTTGATGACGAGGGACGGGACCTGCCCCCCGGGGAGAAGGGCGAGATCGTGGTCCGCGGCGAAAACGTGATGAAAGGCTACTGGAAGAACGAGAAAGCCACCGCCGAGACGATCCGCGACGGGTGGCTGTTCACCGGAGACCTTGGCTACGTCGACGAAGACGGTTTTCTGGTGGTCCTCGGCCGGAAGAAAAGCCTCCTCATCAGCGACGATGGGGAAAAATACAGCCCCGAGGGGATCGAGGAAGCGCTGGTAAGCAACTCCCCTTACATCGAGCAGGTCATGTTGTACAACAACCAGTCGCCTTACACAGTAGCGCTGCTCTTTCCGAACCGCGAGAATCTCTTACGCTACCTTCAGGAACGCGGACTTTCACCCCGGAGCCCGGAGGGCCAGCGCGCCGCCCTGGAACTCCTCCAAGGTGAAATCGAGGAGTACCGCACCGGTAGGTTCAAGGGCATGTTCCCCACGAAGTGGTTGCCCAGCGCCTTTGCGGTCCTCGGCGAGGGCTTCACCGAGCAGAATCGCATGCTGAACAGCACCCTGAAAATGGTCCGCGGACGCATTGTGGAATTCTACAAGGACAGGATCGATCACCTCTACACCCCGGAAGGGAAGGACATCTTCAATCACCGGAACCTGACCATCATCAGCCGGCTTGCGGACTGAAGAGTGCCCGATAACCGTTGAGGGCGGCGCGGAGGGATACTCTACGCCGCCCTTGATCTATCCGGCGAGGAAGGCGCCCCTATTCGCCGACCACCGGGAGGCGCTGGATCTCGGGATCGGTGAAGATATCGGCCTCGTCTCGGCTACGGGTCGAGAACTCTGAGACCACGGCACCTTCCGGCCCCGCCTGAAACCAGTGCAGCGTGTCGGGAGGCAATGTGTACTGGTCCCCCGGATTAAGCTCGATCTCGTGCCACACCGTGTACCATTTCTCACGCCCCTCAGGGGGCTTGGCCTTCGGATTGGGGGTCGGCTCGCCAGGTACGTAGAGGTAAACTTTCCCCCAACGGCAGCGGAACGTCTCTTCTTTTCCAGGCTCCCCCGCTACCGGAGGGTGCCTGTGCTCGGGACAGGTCTGATAAGGGAAGAGGACCAGCTCTTTGGCGCAGACCCGTTCCGTGTTCACGTATACAAGGAGCTCCAACCCCGTCTTTTCGAGCTCCCCGAGGCCGAAATCGGCTACTTCGATCCGCTTCTTCTCCTCCTCCGTGAGCACAATTCCGGCCTTTGCGAAGTATTCCAGCGCGCGCCGGACTGCCCTTTCGTACTCCGCCCGGGTGATCATTGGCCACCTCCTCCGTTGAGGCCGGGTTCGTCAACGAGCCGTACGTCCAGGAAACGGTGGGGTTCAAACAGCGTAAGGTAGCAAGATCGGCTATGTTCACCAAGAGGAGCCTGGAAGCCCAGAAGGATCCCCACAGCTTCCCCCCGCTTCAGCTCAAGCCCCAGCTGCGGGCTCCTGCGGATCCCGAGCTCCACTACCCATTCGTGTTCGGCCCCCTGCGCAGCCACGTGGGTGACGAGCCTCTGGCGCAGCTCGGGGTCCCAGAACGGCCATCTCTCTGGCACGGTGCAATTGAAGACCTGATAGAAGAGCACCGGCCTGTACGCGGAGTCGGGACGCAGCTCTACGAGTAGGTTGTCCCTGCCCAGAAACCAGCCATCGGCATCGCCATCGATTTGGATCTTGAGTCCCACCGGCGGATTGAGGCGAAAGCCGAACCACAAGGCGGACGTGTCCCACGCGGCGTAGATGGTGGCATCCACGCGCGGGTCACGGAACTCGGCGAAGAGGGGCCACTCACCGGATTCGAGTTGACCGTCCAGGCGAGGGGTTCCGTACAGGATGAGTGGCTCGACCGGGTAGAGGGGCGCAGGGTCCTTCGCGTCGGAGAGGCCGTCGCCGTCCGTGTCGCGCCAGATCAAATTGGGGAAGAGGCGCGCCCCGCCGTAGCGCTCCCCAACGCCATCGACTACCCAGTTGCTCAGGCGAATTTCCTCGCCGTCCGAAAGCCGGTCTCCGTCGGAATCCTTGTGCCTGGGGCTACTCCGCAGTCTGCGCTCGTCCATGGGGAGATGGGGGTCGTCGTCCGGAACGCCGTCCTCGTCAGCGTCTGCGGTCGTGCGGATCTCTCCGAAGTCGAGGTCGAACCAGAGTGCTTGCGGCCAGGTGCGCAGCAGATAGGCATTGCCGTCGAAATGCTCCCCGAAGTCCGCAGCCGTCCCGACGGTGGGCGAGAAGTGATTGAACCAGTAGTCCGGGTAGCCGCTGAGGAGGAACAGTTCGTCCAGCTGATGATGGAACTCGTGCACCAAGAGCCAGTTGTTGCCCGATGCGTGGGAAGCAGGCGTCGCTTCCCACCAGGACAGGCCGTACTTGCCATTGCTGCCAAGTCCCACCGTGAAAGCACCGCCCCGACCGGCCAGTTCCCATTTGCGGCTTTCTTGCCGCCACTCCTGCACGCAGGCGATGCAGAACACGGCTCGGTAGCGGCTGAGATCCGACCCAGCCTCGCGCACAGCCTTCTCGAGGGCTTGCTCGCGAGGCGGCGCGTACTCGGAGTTTTCGAAAACCTCCTCCCGCCGAACGGGTGCCCGAACAATCACTGTGTCGAGGTCGAGGAAAAAGCGCAAACCAGAGTTCATCCAGTAAAAGCGCACCCCGTCGTAAAGCTCCTCGACAATCCGCCGGATCTCGTTCTCCGCGAGGAGAGGGGGACCGTCAGCGTTCGGACCCCAGCGGCCCTTGTCCCAGACGTTGGCAAACAAGATCGCGACGGCCGGGAGCGCTACGTAGCACATCGTTCCTTTCCCGGGTGGGCTCACGAACGGCCAGGCGCGCACCGCGAACCGAATCTGAGGAACCGAACGGACCGCAGGGTCAATCTCGACGTGGTAGAGCGCGCAGGGATCGAGGCGCCCGACCGTAAGCGCGTGTACACGGGAGGCCTTTCTCTCCGCCTTTTCCGCAGCCGGCTTACGGCCCCGGAAAACGCGGGTGACCCCAGCCACCGGTTCCGTGCTCTGCCAGCGGATTCTGGCCTTCTTCCTTCCTGCAAACCTCACCTCCGGCTGGAATTCGGCCAGGCTCAGCGGCAGCCTCAGGAACCGGCCCACACCATAGTCCACCACCCATAAGTCCCTCCCATCCCAGGCCAGACCCCACGGCGCAAAGCCCCGCAGGGCCCATCCTGAAAACCTCGCTTGCTCACGGCCTTGGGAGTTCAGCCAAATTACCCCATCGGCCCGGCTGAGGTAGATTCCGCCAGGTGCCATTTCCACCGCACGAGGATGCGTGTAGCCGCTTGGGACGCTCGCCAAATAGTGGGCGCCTCCCTCCGATCCTGACCACCGATACAGGTCCACCGAGAACCTGCCTGCGTCGAGCACCGCGAGGGTATCCTGGCAGCCGGCGATGTCTACAGGGTCCTGGAGGCGATCCTCGCCGAAGGTGCCGACTCCGTGGAGGTCAAGGTTGAAGACGCACACCCTCCGTCTCCCGCGGTCGACCACGAAAAGGGTGCCACCGGACAGAGCGAGCGCGGCAGGTTTCTCGAGGGACAGCCCTGTTCCCTCGCCGGCTCCCGTCGAGCCCAGCCAGTGGCCTTCGGGGTCGAACTTGTGGATCGAGCGGTTGGCTGAGTCCACTACAAAAATGAATCCCTCTTCGGACACCGCAACAGCCACAGGCTCTGCTGGGGAGCCGTTCGGGGGGCGCGGAAGTTCCACCCGCCCGATGGCCTGGCCGGTAGTACTGTACACCGCGATCTGCCCGAGATGCGGAACGGGTGCGTAGATTCTCCCCGCACGAAGGGCAAATTCTCTGGCCCAGTAGCAATCGAGAGATGGCCCGCGGCCCCGCTCAGCCAGCCAGACGTCGTCGAACCAGGTTTCTCCCGCACTGCTCTGAAGCCCCCAGTGCCCGGCTCGATAGCGCAGCGGTTCCCTCACGGCCACGAGTTGACCGTCGAGAAGCACATCGTAGAACCCGGACTCCCCGTCCACCACGAGGCGCATCTCGTGCCAGGCCGCGATATCCAGGGGGTGAAAGTGCACAATGTTCGTGGCCTGGTAGTTTCCTTCCTCGAAGTAGCCGAGAAGCATCGTGGACGGGCTGTCGAGGCGGACCATATGGGAGAAACGCGTGGAGTTTCGGGACTCCGCATTCCAGAACAGGCCCGCCCCCGGCGCCGGGCCAGGCGTGCGGAAACGGAAGCCGATCTCGAAGCTTCCCTCCACGAATCGCCCGGACATCGCGGCGCAATCGTATTCGGACGATAGCTGGCGGTACGTCCCTTCACGGACTTGCCAGTCGCCCCGGATTGGAAGCCAGGTGGGCAACCCCCTCGAGGTATCGGCGTAGTGGGCAAAATCGTCGAAGAAGGAAGCCGTTTCCGCGAGCTGGCCATGTGCGGAAAGACAGCCTGCCAACAGGCAGGCGGCAATCAGTCCCGAGGTTTTCTTTCCGAAGGCCATTCCCCGGTTTATGTCAGGTTCACTCCCGCAAGGCAGGCGCAAAACAAAGCCCCGCCACCTGGCGGTACGGTTAGCTCCTGAACCTTACGCTGACCTCTTGTTCGCCCGCGTGATTGGGGCCCTCGTTGCTCCCGCTCGAAGCTGCGCCGGGACGAGTCTGACGGGTGGCTCCGGCTCCCATGTCGGCTGCGTACGCCGTAGACGCCATGGGGTATCACAACGGCTCCACCTCGAGCTCATAGTCGAATTTATCGAAGTACACGTTTTCGCCGTCGCACTCCACCTCGGCCCGCTGGAAGTCCACGTCGTCCGAGCGGAAGGACGTCTTGGGCGGATAGAGAGGGGCCTGGTGGTCACAGTTGGCGGCCATGTGGTAGGGATCGAGGTTGCCGAAGAAGAAGTCGACAATGGTTCGCTTCTCCTCGGGGCTCAGGGTCTCGATGTAGCGCTGGGCCCAGGCTCCTCGATCCGGATCCACCGGGATCCATCCGTACGGCTCGATGTAGATCTCGCACCAGTCGTGCATCGATTTGTGCCCTGGGCGGATGGTCCAGCCCGATTGCCAGCGCGCGGGGATGCCGCTCAGACGGCAGAGCGTAATGTAGAGCAGGGCCTTTTGCCCGCAGT
Proteins encoded in this window:
- a CDS encoding DUF3467 domain-containing protein, which translates into the protein MQQGRQLSVELGEKEAEGIYSNLVLITHSPAEFVIDFTRMVPGIPKAKVYARIIMTPQHAKSFLKALQENIERYENEFGEIRLYGEPGPGREFGFKPVAESE
- the dnaG gene encoding DNA primase; protein product: MRIPTHKIEEIRQAVDIVDVVSGYLSLRRKGKNYFGLCPFHQEKTPSFSVNPQLQIFHCFGCRAGGNVFHFLMRIEGLSFQEAVKAVAERAGIHLDLEQAEGEEQRALQLLYEANQLAADFYREQLFSPAGRLAREYLRSRGLDDQTITTFGLGYAPEAWDALLSRAARRGIPTSVLEQAGLVVRREGGGFYDRFRHRVIFPLFNLSGRVVGFGARRLVEDDSSPKYINSPETAIYKKGSTLYGLYQSRQAIRELDAAIIVEGYMDLISLYQRGIRNVVATLGTALTPEQARLIRRYTRNAILFYDSDSPGFKAALRGAEVMLAEEMEVKIATVTPGEDPDSYVRARGAEAVREEIAKAESLFAFRLRREMESADLRDPDARARIASRVLESISYIGNQLRRSAWVSWLADQLGMEERVLAAELARHLRARLRTEEMGRKTGSAPVTRAKSRRTEAERTLIRILLRSTVLRRYVREGMEQVPPRDPLVREVWELFRQLLAQAVPEEAIDVPTILSLVERPEVAEFLASIAEEPQELFESGQLAEDCFKAVCLEEIDERASRLQEQIRSDPVRAAELTRRFVALAQLRRQVERGEIDPRTVPASVRALEA
- a CDS encoding AMP-binding protein, which gives rise to MTARTIPWLFEQSVEKYGERPYLWEKREGRYQPTTYRQLREMVYETAAGLMAMGIQKGDRVALLSEGRVDWVVAELGILYAGAIDVPLSVKLNEREELKFRLAHAECRFAFVSGQQAPKILDLKKDLPDLEKVILMDGEPQDEDEITLRKVRELGKEYLRRHEEEFRQRWQSVREDDVANICYTSGTTADPKGIMLTHRNYTANVEQSCAMMEIPPEWVTLLILPWDHSFGHTAGIYTFMAKGASIAAVEVGQSPLETLRNIPKNIQEIRPHMLYSVPSLSQNFRKGIERAIRQKGPRAEKLFRKALAVAYEYNGLGIDRGKGLKRKLLKPMLMLYDKILFSKIRQSFGGRLQFFIGGGALLDIEMQRYFYAIGIPIYQGYGLTEASPVISANTPDAHKLGTSGKLVPNLELRIVDDEGRDLPPGEKGEIVVRGENVMKGYWKNEKATAETIRDGWLFTGDLGYVDEDGFLVVLGRKKSLLISDDGEKYSPEGIEEALVSNSPYIEQVMLYNNQSPYTVALLFPNRENLLRYLQERGLSPRSPEGQRAALELLQGEIEEYRTGRFKGMFPTKWLPSAFAVLGEGFTEQNRMLNSTLKMVRGRIVEFYKDRIDHLYTPEGKDIFNHRNLTIISRLAD
- a CDS encoding D-lyxose/D-mannose family sugar isomerase, translated to MITRAEYERAVRRALEYFAKAGIVLTEEEKKRIEVADFGLGELEKTGLELLVYVNTERVCAKELVLFPYQTCPEHRHPPVAGEPGKEETFRCRWGKVYLYVPGEPTPNPKAKPPEGREKWYTVWHEIELNPGDQYTLPPDTLHWFQAGPEGAVVSEFSTRSRDEADIFTDPEIQRLPVVGE